A genomic window from Pecten maximus chromosome 4, xPecMax1.1, whole genome shotgun sequence includes:
- the LOC117325235 gene encoding uncharacterized protein LOC117325235, translating to MASSDTKLSETRQLFSLKDITECYKLPKFVRVVGGKDLKGVYRRTGIKKGDFIYLHTLAVDNINLSFFDTDTGSRRVARVPAKTAIKFKIVSPMCSHPSGDKPKIYPTVGDLLEVFPMKFQANKGYDDPYLPAIFRKDETFRFHRKIRSPMDEQIFMECEDEKGNIIQLPKSCHGDFSVLEDDRSYTLQEIISFGVVSRKLKLSSENMNLVAVEESRTNEKDDREPIYGNITNKELTLSRITGLPLTHKGIITMQKPEVFFVASPKDDLGVRWKIDLNLDLDVVSSTESEHEKPMTKEYSLRKFVTEFQTEFPITAVITNYKSIPGAFRRHFSQELEVLVHHVEHDPKLLGTTEKDFYSISNNVKGRFRKALRRFRSIIDLIELNEPINVKVMEDIASDVPAPFSLRSGDVLVFKSLTVLKYKIKFSKKTYVDIPVVGCYKILEDGSKKALYLPDDLDLKLIELPPPGKEKGFRADAIFSGRVSLPVDVDFLPFDDTRSPLHCDREISLEYLVSDPYVVISTIPSRRQRRTSGLDAKVEVCMKVPIRHDVTLKLSEKLQFPTSYFRFPPKEAWAQIDVEELQKDVYDNLVKYSDQAYEDYQPPEVPKASASVGCLVERASEEEKYNLWRKKNKSLSTLPQNSRQSKKLEEKSEVQYKSESDLKAATVREFAQDDIVYADECIYEAYSVPNPKPERPPRPKRFRRKTSKC from the exons ATGGCGTCCTCTGACACTAAATTGTCGGAGACCCGACAGCTATTCTCTCTGAAGGACATCACAGAGTGTTATAAACTGCCCAAGTTCGTCAGGGTAGTTGGAGGGAAGGATCTGAAGGGTGTGTACCGGAGAACGGGGATAAAAAAAGGTGACTTCATCTATCTACACACGCTCGCCGTGGACAACATTAATCTGTCATTTTTTGACACCGATACTGGGTCAAGGCGGGTCGCCAGAGTCCCAGCCAAAACTGccatcaaattcaaaattgtttCGCCAATGTGTTCACACCCTTCTGGAGATAAACCAAAGATATATCCAACCGTGGGCGATTTATTGGAAGTCTTTCCGATGAAATTCCAGGCCAACAAAGGCTACGATGACCCATACTTGCCTGCTATTTTCCGTAAAGATGAAACATTCAGATTCCATCGAAAAATCCGTAGTCCAATGGACGAACAAATATTTATGGAATGTGAGGACGAGAAAGGAAATATAATCCAACTTCCGAAATCTTGTCACGGAGACTTTTCTGTTCTGGAAGACGACAGAAGTTACACATTACAAGAAATTATATCATTTGGGGTGGTGTCTAGAAAACTTAAACTGTCCAGTGAAAATATGAATCTTGTGGCCGTCGAAGAATCTCGGACAAATGAGAAGGATGATCGCGAGCCCATATATGGTAACATTACAAACAAAGAACTGACTTTGTCCAGAATCACGGGGCTACCCTTAACCCACAAAGGCATCATAACAATGCAAAAACCGGAAGTGTTCTTTGTAGCGTCACCAAAGGATGATTTGGGTGTCCGATGGAAGATTGACCTTAACCTCGACCTTGACGTAGTATCAAGTACGGAATCAGAGCATGAAAAGCCCATGACAAAGGAATACTCCCTCCGTAAATTTGTGACGGAGTTCCAGACAGAATTTCCAATTACAGCCGTAATTACAAATTATAAATCCATCCCAGGTGCGTTCAGAAGACATTTTTCACAAGAGTTGGAAGTGTTGGTGCACCATGTAGAACACGACCCGAAGTTGTTAGGTACAACGGAAAAGGACTTCTATAGTATTTCAAACAACGTGAAAGGACGTTTTCGGAAAGCGCTAAGGCGTTTCAGATCAATCATAGACCTTATTGAACTTAATGAACCaatcaatgtcaaggtcatggaGGATATTGCTTCTGATGTTCCCGCGCCATTTTCATTAAGATCCGGCGATGTTTTAGTGTTCAAATCCTTAACAGTTCttaaatacaaaatcaaattcaGTAAAAAGACTTACGTTGATATTCCAGTAGTAGGATGCTACAAAATTCTGGAGGATGGGTCAAAGAAGGCATTGTATCTCCCAGACGACCTTGATCTGAAGTTGATCGAACTGCCGCCTCCTGGGAAGGAGAAAGGATTCCGCGCTGACGCCATATTTTCCGGGCGGGTGTCGCTGCCAGTGGACGTCGACTTTCTACCGTTTGATGATACCAGATCGCCGCTACACTGTGACCGCGAAATCAGCCTGGAGTATTTAGTGTCCGACCCATACGTCGTCATATCGACGATACCATCCCGACGACAGCGGCGGACATCCGGACTGGACGCTAAAGTCGAAGTTTGCATGAAAGTGCCAATACGTCATGACGTGACTTTAAAGTTATCAGAGAAATTACAATTTCCGACGAGTTATTTCCGGTTTCCCCCCAAAGAAGCATGGGCTCAGATCGATGTAGAGGAACTCCAAAAAGACGTTTATGATAATTTAGTAAAGTACAGCGACCAAGCATATGAGGACTACCAACCACCGGAAGTCCCTAAAGCAAGCGCCTCCGTTGGATGCCTCGTAGAAAG GGCGAGCGAGGAGGAAAAGTACAACCTGTGGAGAAAGAAGAACAAATCGCTGTCTACCCTTCCACAAAATTCACGTCAATCAAAGAAGCTAGAGGAAAAGTCGGAGGTTCAATACAAAAGCGAGAGCGACCTAAAGGCAGCTACAGTCAGGGAGTTCGCACAGGATGATATAGTCTATGCTG ATGAGTGTATATACGAGGCTTACAGTGTGCCAAACCCGAAACCAG AACGGCCTCCTCGACCAAAACGATTCCGAAGAAAAACATCCAAATGTTAA